One Aegilops tauschii subsp. strangulata cultivar AL8/78 chromosome 7, Aet v6.0, whole genome shotgun sequence genomic window carries:
- the LOC109765449 gene encoding xyloglucan O-acetyltransferase 1-like, translating to MGAYQPLHHQHSHKPSSTHHGRVVLAWLFSAVLCLALLHLLCCSPRAARENVFFSPLLQYITSAYIHGSTSTSSCDYSEGQWVRAAGHARRYNGTECNVKGSEDCVRNGRPDTSYLDWRWQPAAPGCQLPGFDAGAFLGAVRGEHVAFVGDSMARNQAESLVCLLGASFPYHLVYSDPEPGTRKFWRWAFPTHNVTVSVYWAPFLARATGRCENYSLPYNSVHLDALAERWSGDAGTMDVAVVSTGHWFWNPSVYYNGSEVLGTHLLPELNHTGIGFLSPYREAIRASIRRLASAGRARAVVVATFSPAHFEKAWDDPATCARRLPYTEGEREVDATHAQLRSIVREETAAAAATDGGATRVEVLDVTKLATMRPDGHPSVYMKRDPFARGVPERLQSDCLHFCLPGPVDTFNEILLQLLLTKRE from the exons ATGGGAGCGTACCAGCCACTGCATCACCAGCACAGCCACAAGCCGTCGTCGACTCACCATGGCAGAGTCGTCTTGGCCTGGCTCTTCTCCGCCGTGCTCTGCCTGgctctcctccacctcctctgCTGCTCCCCGCGCGCCGCACGCGAAAATGTCTTCTTCTCGCCTCTTCTCCAGTACATCACCAGCGCCTACATTCACG GGTCGACTTCCACTTCCAGCTGCGACTACTCGGAGGGGCAGTGGGTGCGGGCGGCGGGGCACGCCCGGCGGTACAACGGCACCGAGTGCAACGTCAAGGGCAGCGAGGACTGCGTCCGCAACGGGCGCCCCGACACCAGCTACCTCGACTGGCGGTGGCAGCCGGCGGCGCCCGGGTGCCAGCTCCCGGGCTTCGACGCCGGGGCGTTCCTCGGCGCGGTCCGCGGCGAGCACGTGGCCTTCGTCGGCGACTCCATGGCGCGGAACCAGGCCGAGTCGCTGGTCTGCCTCCTGGGCGCGTCGTTCCCGTACCATCTCGTGTACAGCGACCCGGAGCCCGGGACGCGCAAGTTCTGGCGCTGGGCGTTCCCGACGCACAACGTCACGGTGTCCGTCTACTGGGCGCCcttcctggcgcgggccacgggcAGGTGCGAGAACTACAGCCTGCCCTACAACTCGGTGCACCTCGACGCGCTCGCAGAGCGCTGGTCCGGCGACGCCGGCACCATGGACGTGGCGGTGGTGAGCACCGGCCACTGGTTCTGGAACCCTAGCGTCTACTACAACGGCAGCGAGGTGCTCGGCACGCACCTCCTCCCCGAGCTCAACCACACCGGGATCGGCTTCCTCTCGCCGTACCGGGAGGCCATCCGGGCGTCGATACGGCGCCTCGCCTCCGCCGGCCGCGCGCGCGCCGTGGTTGTGGCCACCTTCTCGCCGGCGCACTTCGAGAAGGCGTGGGACGACCCCGCCACGTGCGCCAGGAGGCTGCCGTAcacggagggggagagggaggtcGACGCCACGCACGCCCAGCTTAGAAGCATCGTCAGAGAAGAGACGGCCGCGGCCGCGGCGACGGACGGCGGGGCGACGAGGGTTGAGGTGCTGGACGTGACCAAGCTGGCCACGATGCGCCCGGACGGCCACCCTAGCGTGTACATGAAGCGCGACCCGTTCGCGCGCGGCGTGCCCGAGCGGCTGCAGAGCGACTGCCTCCACTTCTGCCTCCCCGGACCCGTCGACACCTTCAACGAgattctgctccagctcctcctcACGAAGCGCGAGTGA